A genomic stretch from Arachis stenosperma cultivar V10309 chromosome 3, arast.V10309.gnm1.PFL2, whole genome shotgun sequence includes:
- the LOC130967050 gene encoding protein FAR1-RELATED SEQUENCE 5-like → MDVNFVPETGRWHIFYFSDKHNNDLLDTQFSAMLPAHRKMSEADIMQMMNMLKSGISTSQIFGLLASQAGGYEFVGYGPRDMYNEIARQRRQIPGDAARVLKKLEAMRLKDPQLYFKACHDSRGLLRNLFWSDGISQLDYRLFGDVIAFDATYKKNKYSCPLVIFSGVNHHNQTIVFAAALVVDETTDTYIWLLRQLMFAMKDKTPTSIITDGAMAIRNAVRVVFPEVRHRLCAWHLIRNATSNVGSPSFTSKFQKIMLGDYEISVFKRKWVQLIEEFGLEDKPWVINMYEEKHMWATAYIRGKFFAGFRTTSRCEGLHSVVARYVGSRHDLTSFVEHFQRCVAHLRFKEFNADYESTRGVPVMQTCIELLERYAAELYTHEIFRFFQPFLSRAGSMRVLNIQNNDDCIKYIMCKHGKPDFMWTVDFRQEEMIFMCTCLRMESFGIPYEHIVKVMVDKDICEIPRSLVLDRWTKKVKSALIDPSGFTRDAVIISRQSALIEFSKKLAAVAAKVPGRYEETRDLIMGLYSSYKAANEGTNQPHSGVAKSSNPYAHQIGVGSGQPSRKKRQRCSVCQMEGHKKTTCPWQKDIDNNVIEDEANGSDDGNVYSVPTAELDSDN, encoded by the coding sequence ATGGATGTTAATTTTGTACCAGAAACTGGAAGGTGGCATATCTTTTATTTCTCTGACAAACACAACAATGATCTATTGGATACACAATTCAGTGCTATGTTGCCTGCCCACAGAAAAATGTCAGAGGCAGATATTATGCAAATGATGAACATGCTAAAGTCAGGGATTAGCACTTCACAGATATTTGGTCTTCTAGCTAGTCAAGCAGGCGGGTATGAATTTGTTGGCTATGGTCCCAGAGATATGTACAATGAGATTGCTCGGCAAAGGCGTCAAATTCCTGGTGATGCAGCACGAGTGTTGAAGAAGTTGGAGGCTATGCGGTTGAAGGATCCACAATTATATTTCAAGGCATGTCATGATTCAAGAGGTTTGTTACGTAACTTGTTCTGGTCTGATGGAATTAGCCAACTAGACTACCGACTCTTCGGGGATGTTATTGCTTTTGATGCTACGTACAAGAAGAACAAGTATAGTTGTCCATTAGTCATATTCAGTGGGGTTAACCACCACAACCAAACAATTGTTTTTGCTGCTGCGTTAGTTGTGGACGAAACTACTGATACATATATTTGGCTCCTACGTCAGCTCATGTTTGCAATGAAGGACAAGACCCCGACCTCAATAATAACTGATGGGGCCATGGCGATTAGGAATGCAGTCAGAGTTGTATTTCCCGAAGTCAGACATAGATTATGCGCTTGGCACCTTATTCGAAATGCAACTAGCAATGTTGGAAGTCCATCGTTTACATCTAAATTCCAAAAAATTATGTTGGGAGACTACGAGATTTCCGTGTTTAAGCGTAAGTGGGTTCAGCTTATTGAAGAATTTGGCCTTGAGGATAAGCCGTGGGTGATCAACATGTACGAAGAGAAGCATATGTGGGCTACTGCATATATAAGAGGAAAATTCTTTGCTGGCTTTAGAACTACCTCAAGATGTGAAGGTTTACACTCAGTTGTTGCAAGGTATGTGGGGTCGCGGCATGATTTGACAAGTTTCGTAGAGCATTTTCAAAGGTGTGTTGCACACTTGCGCTTTAAAGAATTTAATGCTGATTATGAATCTACACGTGGGGTGCCCGTTATGCAGACTTGTATAGAGCTGCTAGAGAGATATGCTGCTGAGTTATACACTCATGAGATATTTCGTTTCTTTCAGCCATTTCTTTCTAGAGCTGGATCAATGCGGGTGCTAAACATACAGAATAACGATGATTGCATAAAGTACATTATGTGTAAGCATGGGAAGCCCGATTTTATGTGGACAGTTGATTTTCGTCAAGAAGAAATGATCTTCATGTGTACCTGTTTAAGAATGGAGTCATTTGGAATTCCCTACGAACATATTGTGAAAGTTATGGTTGACAAAGACATTTGTGAGATTCCCCGGTCATTGGTATTGGATAGATGGACAAAAAAGGTTAAGTCAGCACTCATTGATCCAAGTGGGTTCACGAGGGATGCTGTTATTATTAGTCGCCAAAGTGCCTTGAtagaattttctaaaaaattggCTGCTGTTGCTGCTAAAGTACCAGGGAGATATGAAGAGACACGTGACCTAATTATGGGATTGTACTCATCTTACAAGGCTGCAAACGAAGGCACTAATCAACCTCATTCAGGTGTAGCTAAAAGTAGCAATCCGTATGCTCATCAAATTGGTGTAGGCTCAGGACAACCATCTAGGAAGAAGCGGCAACGTTGTAGTGTTTGTCAAATGGAAGGACATAAGAAGACAACATGTCCTTGGCAAAAGGACATTGACAACAATGTTATTGAAGATGAAGCTAATGGTTCAGATGATGGCAACGTATATTCAGTACCGACGGCTGAGTTAGATAGTGATAATTAG